The following are encoded in a window of Panicum virgatum strain AP13 chromosome 5N, P.virgatum_v5, whole genome shotgun sequence genomic DNA:
- the LOC120674530 gene encoding E3 ubiquitin-protein ligase SINA-like 3 — MAEQPKRGSPLGNGEHAQSSKKQRGQASPTAVVKRELPEEGRRGEELEEEVGQGGGAGAVAATEVMEEPQLDNLRMGLTLFHCRACLLPLKPPTFKCEAGHIVCETCRVSHAQACGGAATYAACADVDAFVRDAKLPCWFKEHGCASYVVFYQARDHERACPWAPCYCPDPGCGAFTSTPRLLEHFRADHPSWPVTDVSYGKPYSIEVPRPPQGLHVLVGQEDRCVFLVSSSALGPATCVSVVCVRANGDAAAGVPQFKCKLGADDTRGNGIMAMLASVESSNLSGGFAAVEQGLFLAVTPKMAQNASGEEPILKVRIDKLGHAAANSTPSPAASSSGKQLVATA, encoded by the exons ATGGCTGAGCAGCCCAAGAGGGGATCGCCACTGGGCAACGGCGAGCACGCCCAAAGCAGCAAGAAGCAGAGAGGGCAGGCCTCGCCCACCGCCGTGGTCAAGCGCGAGCTGCCAGAAGAAGGGCGAAGAGGAGaagagctagaggaagaagttggccaaggcggcggcgccggggctgtGGCGGCGACGGAAGTCATGGAGGAGCCGCAGCTCGACAATTTGAGAATGGGACTCACCTTGTTCCACTGCCGAGCTTGCCTGCTTCCCCTCAAACCTCCGACGTTCAAG TGCGAGGCCGGGCACATCGTGTGCGAAACCTGCCGGGTGAGCCATGCccaggcgtgcggcggcgccgccacctaCGCCGCCTGCGCCGACGTGGACGCCTTCGTGCGCGACGCCAAGCTGCCGTGCTGGTTCAAGGAGCACGGGTGCGCGAGCTACGTCGTCTTCTACCAGGCCAGGGACCACGAACGCGCGTGCCCGTGGGCGCCCTGCTACTGCCCGGACCCCGGCTGCGGCGCCTTCACCTCGACGCCGAGGCTGCTCGAGCACTTCCGCGCGGACCACCCGTCCTGGCCCGTCACCGACGTGAGCTACGGGAAGCCGTACAGCATCGAAGTGCCGCGTCCGCCGCAGGGCCTGCACGTCCTCGTCGGCCAGGAGGACAGGTGCGTGTTCCTCGTGTCCTCCTCCGCGCTCGGCCCGGCGACATGCGTGTCCGTGGTGTGCGTGAGGGCGaacggcgacgcggcggctGGCGTCCCCCAGTTCAAGTGCAAGCTCGGGGCGGACGATACACGGGGTAACGGGATCATGGCGATGCTCGCGTCCGTGGAGAGCAGTAATCTGTCCGGCGGCTTCGCGGCCGTGGAGCAGGGCTTGTTCCTTGCGGTCACGCCGAAGATGGCGCAGAACGCCTCCGGCGAGGAACCTATCCTGAAGGTTCGCATCGACAAACTTGGCCACGCTGCTGCAAACTCCACCCCTTCTCCAGCAGCGAGTTCCTCCGGCAAACAGCTGGTCGCAACAGCGTAG